Proteins encoded in a region of the Quercus lobata isolate SW786 chromosome 8, ValleyOak3.0 Primary Assembly, whole genome shotgun sequence genome:
- the LOC115956487 gene encoding receptor like protein 26-like encodes MLLGNNHFSGQLHEFSNVSSFLLEELDLSSNYLEGPIPVSIFELQGLHTLSLSSNNFNGSFQLNVIQLLRNLTTLDLSYNNLLIEYNGTNSSLSSFPQIEKLVLASNRLKIFPELLRNQANLVYLDLSDNQIHGEIPNWFWKLPKLSFVNLSCNYLEGPLLNLSSKPLLDLHSNRFQGQLPTPLPFFNYLDLSRNNFNSVIPVLNSSWNDSNRSNIFLSLSNNKFHGQIPESICNATFIGALDLSNNSINGTIPHCFSSMSKSLWVLNLRRNNLTGKISDTFPSDCSLQTLNVNKNLLEGVVPKSLANCTHLEVLDIGNNQIHDSFPCHLKGMSNLRVLVLQSNKFYGSVGCAGPNVTWPMLQIVDLASNNFSGKLSIKALANSDAMMVDNEAQSELNYLHFQDYELYYPDVITITLKHEEIELLKILTILTLIDLSCNNLEGPIPEEIGVLKSLNSLNLSHDAFTGLIPPSLGKLSKLESLDLSSNKLIGEIPMQLANNLTFLSVLNLSFNQLVGPIPYIKQFATFLETSFEGNKGLCGSPLKITCTSTKPSSPPPTFEDSNSNSRPLIDWNYLSVELGFVFGLGMIIWPLVFCKRWRIWYCKHADDILFRIFPQLYLGGNQYRGIRAHRSVGRRQ; translated from the coding sequence ATGCTTCTTGGCAACAACCATTTTTCTGGTCAACTCCATGAATTTTCAAATGTTTCTTCCTTCCTGCTGGAAGAACTTGATTTGAGTAGCAACTACTTGGAAGGGCCAATTCCCGTTTCTATCTTTGAACTCCAAGGTCTTCATACCCTATCACTTTCTTCAAACAACTTCAATGGCTCATTCCAGCTTAATGTGATTCAACTGTTGAGAAATCTTACAACTTTGGATCTTTCTTATAACAACTTGTTGATTGAATATAATGGAACTAATTCCTCGTTATCCTCCTTTCCCCAAATTGAGAAATTGGTTTTGGCTTCTAACAGGTTGAAAATATTTCCTGAATTATTGAGAAACCAAGCCAATTTAGTGTATCTAGACCTTTCAGATAACCAAATACATGGGGAGATACCCAACTGGTTTTGGAAACTTCCTAAACTTTCTTTTGTAAATCTCTCATGTAACTACCTTGAGGGACCATTACTCAATCTTTCTTCAAAACCTTTGCTAGACCTTCACTCCAACCGATTCCAGGGGCAACTCCCAACTCCTCTaccattttttaattatctGGACTTGTCAAGGAATAATTTCAACTCTGTTATACCAGTGCTGAACTCGTCATGGAATGACAGCAATCGTAGTAATATTTTCTTATCTCTTTCAAACAATAAATTCCATGGGCAAATCCCTGAATCAATATGCAATGCTACATTTATTGGGGCTCTAGATCTGTCTAATAACTCCATAAATGGAACAATTCCCCATTGCTTCTCTTCAATGAGTAAAAGTTTATGGGTTCTAAATCTAAGGAGAAACAACCTCACTGGCAAAATATCTGATACATTTCCAAGTGATTGTAGTTTACAAACTCTGAATGTCAATAAAAACCTACTAGAAGGTGTGGTACCAAAGTCTCTTGCCAATTGCACACATTTGGAGGTATTGGACATTGGGAACAACCAGATACATGATTCCTTCCCTTGTCACTTGAAGGGCATGTCTAATTTGCGGGTCCTAGTCTTGCAATCGAACAAATTTTATGGATCTGTTGGTTGTGCAGGGCCAAATGTTACTTGGCCGATGCTTCAAATTGTAGACCTAGCCTCTAACAACTTTAGTGGTAAGCTATCAATAAAAGCCTTGGCCAACTCAGATGCAATGATGGTTGATAATGAGGCTCAGTCAGAGCTCAATTACCTCCATTTTCAAGACTATGAATTGTATTATCCAGATGTAATAACTATTACCTTGAAACATGAGGAGATTGAGTTGTTGAAGATTCTTACCATTTTAACTTTAATTGACCTTTCATGCAACAATCTTGAAGGGCCAATACCAGAAGAAATAGGAGTACTCAAATCCTTGAACAGTCTCAACTTGTCGCACGATGCTTTCACAGGCCTAATCCCACCATCTCTGGGAAAATTAAGTAAACTTGAATCACTGGACTTATCAAGCAACAAGCTTATCGGTGAGATCCCTATGCAACTTGCAAATAATCTTACTTTCCTTTCAGTATTAAACCTCTCGTTTAATCAATTGGTTGGGCCAATTCCATACATCAAGCAATTTGCAACATTTTTGGAAACTTCCTTTGAGGGGAACAAAGGATTATGTGGGTCCCCTTTGAAGATAACATGCACCTCTACAAAGCCAAGTTCGCCACCTCCAACATTCGAAGATAGTAACTCAAATTCTCGGCCTTTAATTGACTGGAATTACCTAAGTGTAGAACTGGGATTTGTTTTTGGCTTGGGGATGATCATTTGGCCTCTTGTGTTTTGTAAGAGGTGGAGGATTTGGTATTGCAAACACGCTGATGACATTTTATTCAGGATCTTCCCACAGCTGTACCTTGGAGGAAACCAATACCGAGGAATCCGAGCACATAGGAGTGTGGGGCGGAGGCAGTAG